In Streptomyces sp. NBC_00704, a genomic segment contains:
- a CDS encoding acyl-CoA carboxylase subunit beta translates to MTVITSALDIHGPDYRANREAMLARLADLDAEHAKALAGGGEKYVARHRARGKLLARERVELLLDPDTPFLELSPLAAWGSEYTVGASLVTGIGVVEGVECLITANDPTVRGGASNPWSLKKALRADDIALANRLPCVSLVESGGADLPSQKEIFIPGGAVFRDLTRLSAAGIPTVAVVFGNSTAGGAYIPGMSDHVIMVKERAKVFLGGPPLVKMATGEESDDESLGGAEMHARVSGLADHFAVDEHDALRQARRVVARLNHRKAYRDPGPAVPPEYDEEELLGIVPGDLRTPFDPREVIARIVDGSDFDEFKPLYGTSLVTGWAALHGYPVGILANARGVLFSQESQKAAQFVQLANQRDIPLLFLHNTTGYMVGKEYEQGGIIKHGAMMINAVANSKVPHLSLLMGASYGAGHYGMCGRAYDPRFLFAWPSAKSAVMGPQQLAGVLSIVARQSATAKGRPYDEDADAALRAMVEQQIESESLSMFLSGRLYDDGVIDPRDTRTVLGLCLSAVHTAPYEGARGGFGVFRM, encoded by the coding sequence TTGACGGTCATCACGTCGGCCCTGGACATCCACGGCCCCGACTACCGCGCGAACCGCGAGGCCATGCTGGCCAGGCTGGCCGACCTCGACGCCGAGCACGCGAAGGCGCTCGCGGGGGGCGGGGAGAAGTACGTCGCCCGGCACCGCGCCCGCGGCAAGCTCCTCGCCCGTGAGCGCGTCGAACTGCTCCTCGACCCCGACACGCCGTTCCTGGAGCTGTCGCCGCTGGCCGCCTGGGGCAGCGAGTACACCGTGGGCGCGTCCCTCGTCACCGGCATCGGCGTCGTCGAGGGCGTCGAGTGCCTGATCACCGCCAACGACCCGACCGTGCGGGGCGGCGCCAGCAACCCCTGGTCGCTGAAGAAGGCCCTGCGGGCCGACGACATCGCGCTCGCCAACCGGCTGCCCTGCGTCAGCCTGGTGGAGTCCGGCGGGGCCGACCTGCCCTCGCAGAAGGAGATCTTCATCCCGGGCGGGGCCGTCTTCCGCGACCTGACCCGGCTCTCCGCCGCGGGGATCCCGACCGTCGCCGTCGTCTTCGGCAACTCCACCGCCGGGGGCGCCTACATCCCCGGCATGTCCGACCACGTGATCATGGTCAAGGAGCGGGCGAAGGTGTTCCTCGGCGGCCCGCCGCTCGTGAAGATGGCCACCGGCGAGGAGAGCGACGACGAGTCGCTGGGCGGCGCGGAGATGCACGCGCGCGTGTCCGGCCTCGCCGACCACTTCGCCGTCGACGAGCACGACGCGCTGCGCCAGGCCCGGCGCGTGGTGGCCCGCCTCAACCACCGCAAGGCGTACCGGGACCCCGGCCCGGCCGTCCCTCCCGAGTACGACGAGGAAGAGCTCCTGGGCATCGTCCCCGGAGACCTGCGCACCCCCTTCGACCCGCGCGAGGTGATCGCCCGGATCGTCGACGGCTCCGACTTCGACGAGTTCAAGCCCCTGTACGGGACGAGCCTGGTCACCGGCTGGGCCGCGCTGCACGGCTATCCGGTCGGCATCCTGGCCAACGCGCGGGGCGTGCTGTTCAGCCAGGAGTCGCAGAAGGCCGCCCAGTTCGTCCAGCTCGCCAACCAGCGCGACATCCCGCTGCTCTTCCTGCACAACACCACCGGCTACATGGTCGGCAAGGAGTACGAGCAGGGCGGCATCATCAAGCACGGCGCGATGATGATCAACGCGGTCGCCAACTCGAAGGTCCCGCACCTGTCCCTGCTCATGGGCGCGTCGTACGGGGCCGGCCACTACGGCATGTGCGGGCGCGCCTACGACCCCCGGTTCCTGTTCGCGTGGCCGAGCGCCAAGTCGGCCGTGATGGGCCCGCAGCAGCTCGCCGGGGTCCTGTCCATCGTCGCCCGGCAGTCGGCGACCGCGAAGGGCCGCCCCTACGACGAGGACGCCGACGCGGCCCTGCGCGCCATGGTGGAGCAGCAGATCGAGTCCGAGTCGCTGTCCATGTTCCTCTCGGGCCGGCTCTACGACGACGGCGTCATCGACCCCCGCGACACCCGCACCGTGCTCGGCCTGTGCCTGTCGGCCGTCCACACGGCTCCGTACGAGGGCGCCCGCGGCGGCTTCGGCGTCTTCCGGATGTGA
- a CDS encoding acyclic terpene utilization AtuA family protein has protein sequence MSVLRVGNASGFYGDRFDALREMLTGGELDVLTGDYLAELTMLILGRDRLKDPAAGYARTFLRQLEECLGLAHERGVRIVANAGGLNPAGLADAVRRLADRLGVPVRVAHVEGDDLGARYPGSLTAHAYLGGFGIAACLREGADVVVAGRVTDAALVTGPAAAHFGWDATQYDRLAGAVVAGHVLECGTQATGGNYAFFAADAAADGHAHTGARGGGGGGGGRDLRRPGFPLAEIHEDGSCVITKHPGTGGFVDVGTVTAQLLYETAGARYAGPDVTARLDTVRLAQDGPDRVRVDGVRGEAPPPTLKVGRTRLGGFRNEVVFVLTGLDIEAKAALVREQMADAFATSRPSQIRWELVRTDRPDADTQETASALLRLVVRDPDQALVGRALSGAAIELALASYPGFHVLAPPGKGSPYGVFEAAYVPQEDVGHVAVLDDGRRVPVPPPPSAAARVLEPVAEADPPEPLPPGPVRRAPLGLVAGARSGDKGPDANVGVWVRTDEAWRWLVHELTAERFRELVPESRDLAVTRHSLPRLRALNFVVEGLLGAGVASQHRFDPQAKALGEWLRSRRLDIPEALL, from the coding sequence GTGAGCGTGCTGCGCGTCGGCAACGCCTCCGGCTTCTACGGCGACCGCTTCGACGCCCTGCGCGAGATGCTCACCGGCGGCGAACTCGACGTCCTCACCGGCGACTACCTCGCCGAGCTGACGATGCTCATCCTCGGGCGCGACCGGCTGAAGGACCCCGCCGCCGGGTACGCCCGCACGTTTCTGCGCCAGCTGGAGGAGTGCCTCGGCCTCGCCCACGAGCGGGGCGTGCGCATCGTCGCCAACGCGGGCGGGCTCAACCCCGCCGGGCTCGCCGACGCCGTGCGGCGGCTGGCGGACCGGCTCGGCGTCCCCGTGCGCGTCGCGCACGTCGAGGGCGACGACCTGGGCGCCCGCTACCCCGGCAGCCTCACCGCCCACGCCTACCTGGGCGGGTTCGGCATCGCCGCCTGTCTGCGGGAGGGCGCGGACGTGGTGGTCGCCGGGCGGGTCACCGACGCGGCCCTCGTGACCGGACCCGCCGCCGCCCACTTCGGCTGGGACGCCACGCAGTACGACCGGCTCGCGGGCGCCGTCGTCGCCGGACACGTCCTGGAGTGCGGGACGCAGGCCACCGGCGGCAACTACGCCTTCTTCGCCGCCGACGCCGCCGCCGACGGCCACGCCCACACAGGGGCCCGAGGAGGTGGCGGCGGCGGAGGCGGCCGCGACCTGCGGCGGCCGGGGTTCCCGCTCGCCGAGATCCACGAGGACGGCAGCTGCGTCATCACCAAGCACCCCGGCACGGGCGGCTTCGTGGACGTCGGCACCGTGACCGCGCAGCTGCTGTACGAGACCGCGGGCGCCCGCTACGCCGGGCCCGACGTCACCGCCCGCCTGGACACCGTGCGGCTCGCGCAGGACGGCCCCGACCGGGTGCGCGTCGACGGCGTGCGCGGCGAGGCCCCGCCCCCCACCCTCAAGGTCGGCCGCACCCGCCTCGGCGGCTTCCGCAACGAGGTCGTCTTCGTCCTCACCGGGCTCGACATCGAGGCCAAGGCGGCTTTGGTGCGCGAGCAGATGGCGGACGCGTTCGCCACGTCCCGCCCGTCGCAGATCCGTTGGGAGCTGGTGCGCACCGACCGGCCGGACGCCGACACACAGGAGACGGCGAGCGCGCTGCTGCGGCTCGTCGTCCGGGACCCCGACCAGGCGCTCGTGGGACGGGCGCTGAGCGGGGCGGCGATCGAGCTGGCCCTCGCCAGCTATCCCGGCTTCCATGTGCTCGCCCCGCCCGGGAAGGGCTCCCCTTACGGGGTGTTCGAGGCCGCGTACGTCCCGCAGGAGGACGTCGGGCACGTCGCCGTCCTCGACGACGGCCGGCGCGTCCCGGTCCCGCCCCCGCCGTCCGCCGCCGCGCGCGTCCTCGAACCGGTCGCGGAGGCGGACCCGCCGGAGCCGCTGCCGCCGGGGCCGGTGCGGCGCGCGCCCCTCGGTCTGGTCGCCGGCGCCCGCAGCGGCGACAAGGGCCCGGACGCCAACGTGGGCGTGTGGGTCCGCACCGACGAGGCCTGGCGCTGGCTGGTCCACGAACTGACGGCCGAGCGGTTCCGGGAGCTGGTGCCCGAGAGCCGCGACCTGGCCGTCACCCGGCACTCCCTGCCCCGCCTGCGCGCCCTGAACTTCGTCGTCGAGGGACTCCTCGGCGCGGGCGTGGCCTCGCAGCACCGCTTCGACCCGCAGGCCAAGGCGCTCGGCGAATGGCTGCGCTCCCGCCGCCTGGACATCCCGGAGGCTCTGCTTTGA
- a CDS encoding TIGR03084 family metal-binding protein has protein sequence MADPTPVLDDLRAESDELDRLVAELEAEQWRLPTPAPGWTVAHQIAHLAWTDHSSVLAVTDQDAFAREVEKALSAPGDFVDNGAEEGAAKPPARLLADWRAGRRALDEALRAAPAGARFPWYGPPMAAASMATARLMETWAHGLDVADALGVVVAPTDRLRHIVRLGVRTRDFAFGVHGLPKPFEEFRVELRAPSGESWTYGPEDATDRVTGPALDFCLLVTQRAHRADLALRAEGPDADRWLDVAQAFAGPPGGGRPPKGTEGPAKHTEGSAKGAEGSAEPRGPRGARS, from the coding sequence ATGGCCGACCCGACCCCCGTGCTCGACGACCTCCGTGCGGAAAGCGACGAACTCGACCGGCTCGTGGCCGAGTTGGAAGCCGAGCAGTGGAGACTCCCCACGCCCGCCCCCGGCTGGACCGTCGCCCACCAGATCGCGCACCTCGCCTGGACGGACCACTCCTCCGTGCTGGCCGTGACCGACCAGGACGCCTTCGCCCGCGAGGTCGAGAAGGCGCTGTCCGCGCCCGGGGACTTCGTCGACAACGGCGCCGAGGAGGGCGCGGCGAAGCCGCCCGCGCGGCTGCTCGCCGACTGGCGGGCCGGACGGCGGGCCCTGGACGAGGCCCTGCGGGCGGCCCCCGCCGGAGCGCGTTTCCCCTGGTACGGCCCGCCGATGGCCGCCGCCTCGATGGCCACCGCCCGCCTCATGGAGACCTGGGCGCACGGCCTGGACGTCGCGGACGCGCTGGGCGTGGTCGTCGCGCCCACGGACCGGCTCCGGCACATCGTCCGCCTCGGCGTGCGCACCCGCGACTTCGCCTTCGGCGTGCACGGCCTGCCCAAGCCGTTCGAGGAGTTCCGCGTCGAACTGCGCGCCCCCTCAGGCGAGTCGTGGACCTACGGCCCCGAGGACGCCACCGACCGCGTCACCGGCCCCGCCCTCGACTTCTGCCTCCTGGTGACCCAGCGCGCCCACCGCGCCGACCTCGCCCTGCGGGCCGAGGGCCCCGACGCCGACCGCTGGCTGGACGTCGCCCAGGCCTTCGCCGGTCCGCCCGGCGGTGGCCGCCCCCCGAAGGGCACGGAAGGGCCCGCGAAGCACACGGAAGGGTCCGCGAAGGGCGCGGAAGGGTCCGCGGAGCCGCGGGGGCCGAGGGGGGCGCGGTCGTGA
- a CDS encoding EamA family transporter: MLNEPSRTPGPPVTTPDAAAATAPVVPPQPRPDAGTGGGPAHGGRFGSLGPVGLVLAGGVSVQFGGALAVTLMPRAGALGVVALRLLVAAVVLLVVCRPRLRGHSRADWGTVVAFGVAMSAMNGLFYQALDRIPLGVAVTLEVLGPLTLSVVASRRALNLVWAALALAGVVLLSGAGGAGGGLGALDPAGVAFALGAGVMWAAYIVFSARTGRRFPQADGLALAMAVGALLFLPLGLAESGAKLADPVTLGLGAGVAVLSSVLPYTLELLALRRLPASTFAVMMSLEPALAATAGFLVLDQALSAVQAAAVALVVAASMGAVRTRTGRPKTATPEA; this comes from the coding sequence ATGCTGAACGAACCGAGTCGAACACCTGGACCGCCCGTGACCACCCCCGACGCAGCAGCGGCCACCGCCCCCGTCGTCCCCCCGCAGCCCCGGCCCGACGCGGGGACGGGCGGCGGCCCGGCCCACGGCGGCCGGTTCGGCTCTCTCGGCCCTGTCGGGCTGGTGCTCGCCGGTGGGGTCTCGGTGCAGTTCGGCGGCGCGCTGGCGGTGACCCTGATGCCGAGGGCGGGCGCACTGGGAGTCGTCGCGCTGCGGCTGCTGGTGGCCGCGGTCGTGCTCCTGGTCGTCTGCCGGCCCCGGCTGCGCGGCCACTCCCGCGCCGACTGGGGCACGGTCGTCGCCTTCGGCGTCGCCATGTCCGCGATGAACGGCCTGTTCTACCAGGCGCTCGACCGCATCCCGCTGGGCGTGGCGGTCACCCTGGAGGTGCTCGGCCCGCTCACCCTGTCGGTCGTGGCCTCGCGCCGTGCGCTGAACCTGGTCTGGGCCGCGCTGGCGCTCGCGGGCGTCGTCCTCCTCAGCGGCGCGGGCGGCGCCGGCGGGGGCCTGGGCGCCCTCGACCCGGCGGGCGTCGCGTTCGCGCTGGGCGCCGGCGTGATGTGGGCCGCGTACATCGTGTTCAGCGCCCGCACCGGCCGCCGCTTCCCGCAGGCCGACGGGCTGGCCCTGGCGATGGCGGTCGGCGCGCTGCTCTTCCTGCCCCTGGGCCTCGCGGAGTCGGGCGCGAAACTGGCCGACCCCGTGACGCTCGGCCTGGGCGCGGGGGTGGCCGTGCTCTCCTCGGTGCTGCCCTACACCCTCGAACTCCTCGCCCTGCGCCGCCTGCCGGCCTCCACGTTCGCGGTCATGATGAGCCTGGAACCGGCCCTCGCCGCCACCGCGGGCTTCCTGGTCCTCGACCAGGCCCTGAGCGCCGTCCAGGCCGCCGCCGTCGCCCTGGTCGTCGCGGCCAGCATGGGCGCGGTCCGCACCCGGACCGGCAGACCGAAGACGGCCACGCCGGAGGCGTGA
- a CDS encoding FAD-binding and (Fe-S)-binding domain-containing protein, with the protein MTDLEAALRKAVRGEVAFDVTSRALTTMDASNYRRVPLGVVAPRDEDDVAAVLEVCRERGTPVVARGGGTSLAGQATGTGVVLDFTRHMNRLVSLDPRERTAVVQPGLVLDRLQEAAAPHGLRFGPDPSTHGRCTLGGMIGNNSCGSHSVAWGTTADSVRELSVVTARGRRLRAGRGWAGAPDGLRALVEGELALLRTGFPELPRRISGYALDALLPENGVDVARSLCGSEGTLGVLTEAVVRLVEAPRARALAVLGYADESAAADAAAALLPLGPLTVEGMAADLVPPGTGGLPRGGAWLFVEAGGASPREAHARARTIVRAADVVDARVVTDAAQQRELWRIREDASGTATRIPGDPSLPPGAGGPAEAWPGWEDCAVPPARLGAYLREFRALLARHGLRGAPYGHFGDGCIHVRVDFDLLTPEGVGRFRRFSREVAELVVAHGGSLSGEHGDGRARAELLPLMYGPDLVALFERVKDVWDPDGLLNPGMLVRPEPLDSGLRFSVLPREPVDVAFGYPSDGGDFSAAVRRCVGVAKCRTTAPASGAGVMCPSFRVTGREEHSTRGRARLLHEMLAGELVTDGWRSTEVRDALDLCLSCKGCRSDCPVEVDMATYKAEFLHHHYRGRRRPAAHYSMGRLPVWLRWASRLRAAALVNALASVRPLAAVAKRLGGIAGERDLPRLARRTFTAWWRTRPPTARPAHGATPSGEGRDGAGGELVVLWPDTFTEHLSPSVGRAAVRVLEAAGLRVTLPPALRMRGRPVGDGRSRSAAALLTARRGRVCCGLTYVSTGQLDHARAVLRRTLDLIEPVLETAAPVVVLEPSCAAALRTDLPELLHDDPRAARLAARVLTFAEVLERHAPDWIPPRLDRPVVGQTHCHQHAVLGDAAERRLREAAGLTGDLSGGCCGLAGDFGFARGHYEVSAACAEEQLLPAVRDAPEGAAVLADGFSCRTQLEQLAGVRGRHLAEILAAALDDGRASTHT; encoded by the coding sequence ATGACCGATCTCGAGGCCGCTCTGCGCAAGGCCGTCCGGGGCGAGGTCGCCTTCGACGTGACCTCCCGCGCGCTCACCACCATGGACGCGTCCAACTACCGGCGGGTCCCGCTCGGGGTCGTCGCGCCCCGGGACGAGGACGACGTGGCGGCCGTCCTGGAGGTGTGCCGCGAGCGCGGGACGCCGGTCGTCGCGCGCGGCGGCGGGACGTCGCTCGCGGGCCAGGCCACGGGGACCGGCGTGGTGCTGGACTTCACCCGGCACATGAACCGGCTGGTCTCGCTCGACCCGCGGGAGCGCACGGCGGTCGTGCAGCCGGGGCTGGTGCTGGACCGGCTCCAGGAGGCGGCCGCGCCGCACGGGCTGCGCTTCGGGCCCGACCCGTCCACGCACGGCCGGTGCACGCTCGGCGGGATGATCGGCAACAACTCCTGCGGCTCCCACTCGGTGGCCTGGGGCACGACCGCCGACAGCGTGCGCGAGCTGAGCGTCGTCACCGCGCGCGGGCGGCGGCTGCGGGCCGGACGGGGCTGGGCGGGCGCGCCGGACGGGCTGCGCGCCCTCGTGGAGGGCGAACTCGCCCTGCTGCGGACCGGTTTCCCGGAGCTGCCCCGCCGGATCTCGGGCTACGCGCTGGACGCGCTGCTGCCGGAGAACGGCGTGGACGTGGCCCGCTCCCTGTGCGGCAGCGAAGGCACCCTGGGCGTGCTGACGGAGGCCGTCGTGCGGCTCGTCGAGGCGCCACGCGCGCGTGCGCTCGCGGTGCTCGGCTACGCGGACGAGAGCGCCGCCGCCGACGCGGCGGCCGCACTGCTGCCGCTCGGGCCGCTCACCGTGGAGGGCATGGCCGCCGACCTGGTGCCGCCGGGCACGGGCGGGCTGCCGCGCGGCGGGGCCTGGCTGTTCGTCGAGGCGGGCGGCGCGTCGCCGCGGGAGGCACACGCGCGTGCGCGGACGATCGTGCGCGCGGCGGACGTCGTCGACGCCCGGGTGGTGACGGACGCGGCGCAGCAACGGGAGCTGTGGCGGATCCGGGAGGACGCGAGCGGCACGGCGACCCGGATCCCCGGGGACCCGTCCCTGCCGCCGGGCGCCGGAGGGCCCGCGGAGGCCTGGCCCGGCTGGGAGGACTGCGCGGTGCCCCCGGCCCGGCTGGGCGCGTACCTGCGCGAGTTCCGCGCGCTGCTGGCACGGCACGGGCTGCGCGGCGCGCCCTACGGGCACTTCGGGGACGGCTGCATCCACGTCCGCGTCGACTTCGACCTGCTGACGCCGGAGGGCGTCGGCCGCTTCCGCCGCTTCTCGCGGGAGGTGGCGGAGCTGGTCGTCGCGCACGGCGGTTCGCTGTCCGGCGAGCACGGCGACGGCCGGGCCAGGGCCGAGCTGCTGCCCCTGATGTACGGGCCGGACCTGGTCGCGCTGTTCGAACGCGTGAAGGACGTCTGGGACCCGGACGGCCTGCTCAACCCGGGGATGCTGGTGCGCCCCGAGCCCCTCGACTCCGGCCTGCGCTTCTCGGTCCTGCCGCGCGAACCGGTGGACGTGGCCTTCGGCTACCCGTCCGACGGCGGTGACTTCTCGGCGGCGGTGCGGCGGTGCGTGGGGGTCGCCAAGTGCCGTACGACGGCGCCGGCGTCCGGGGCGGGGGTGATGTGCCCGTCGTTCCGCGTGACGGGCCGGGAGGAGCACTCCACGCGCGGGCGGGCCCGGCTGCTGCACGAGATGCTGGCCGGGGAGCTGGTGACCGACGGCTGGCGCTCCACGGAGGTCCGTGACGCGCTGGACCTGTGCCTGTCCTGCAAGGGCTGCCGCTCCGACTGCCCGGTCGAGGTCGACATGGCCACCTACAAGGCGGAGTTCCTGCACCACCACTACCGGGGGCGCCGCCGTCCCGCCGCGCACTACAGCATGGGCCGGCTGCCGGTGTGGCTGCGCTGGGCGAGCCGGCTGCGGGCGGCCGCCCTCGTCAACGCGCTCGCCTCGGTCCGTCCCCTGGCGGCCGTCGCCAAGCGGCTGGGCGGGATCGCGGGCGAGCGGGACCTCCCACGGCTGGCCCGGCGGACGTTCACCGCCTGGTGGCGCACCCGGCCCCCCACGGCCCGCCCCGCCCACGGCGCCACGCCCTCGGGGGAGGGGCGGGACGGCGCGGGCGGTGAGCTGGTGGTGCTGTGGCCGGACACGTTCACCGAGCACCTCTCGCCGTCCGTGGGCCGGGCGGCCGTCCGGGTGCTGGAGGCGGCGGGACTGCGGGTGACGCTGCCGCCGGCCCTGCGGATGCGGGGCCGGCCGGTGGGCGACGGGCGCTCGCGGAGCGCGGCGGCGCTGCTCACGGCCCGCCGCGGCCGGGTCTGCTGCGGGCTGACGTACGTCTCCACCGGCCAGCTCGACCACGCGCGCGCGGTGCTGCGCCGCACGCTCGACCTGATCGAGCCGGTGCTGGAGACGGCGGCCCCGGTCGTCGTCCTGGAGCCGAGCTGCGCGGCGGCCCTGCGCACCGACCTGCCGGAGCTGCTGCACGACGACCCGCGCGCGGCCCGGCTCGCCGCCCGTGTCCTCACGTTCGCGGAGGTCCTGGAGCGGCACGCGCCCGACTGGATCCCGCCCCGGCTGGACCGGCCCGTGGTCGGCCAGACCCACTGCCACCAGCACGCGGTCCTGGGCGACGCCGCCGAGCGGCGGCTGCGCGAGGCCGCCGGGCTCACCGGCGACCTCAGCGGCGGGTGCTGCGGTCTGGCCGGCGACTTCGGCTTCGCGAGAGGGCACTACGAGGTGTCGGCGGCGTGCGCGGAGGAACAGCTCCTCCCGGCCGTGCGGGACGCCCCGGAGGGGGCGGCGGTCCTGGCCGACGGATTCTCCTGCCGGACCCAGCTGGAGCAGCTCGCCGGAGTGCGGGGACGCCATCTCGCGGAGATCCTGGCGGCGGCGCTGGACGACGGGCGCGCCTCCACGCACACGTAG
- the serC gene encoding phosphoserine transaminase — translation MAEIRIPADIKPADGRFGAGPSKVRVEALDALAATGTSLLGTSHRQAPVKNLVGKVREGVSELFSLPEGYEVVLGNGGSTAFWDVATHGLIDNRSQHLTFGEFSSKFAKAAKLAPWLGEPTVISSDPGTHPEPAAEAGVDVYAFTHNETSTGVAAPLKRVQGADDGALVLVDATSGAGGLPVDIAETDVYYFAPQKSFASDGGLWIGVFSPAAIERAERIHASGRHVPEFFSLPTAIDNSRKNQTYNTPALATLFLLNQQLEWINGQGGLDWSVRRTATSARTLYGWAEDVKYANPFVADPAKRSQVIGTIDFTDDVDAAAVAKVLRANGIVDTEPYRKLGRNQLRVAMFPAIDPADVEALTKCVDYVIENL, via the coding sequence GTGGCTGAGATCCGGATTCCTGCTGACATCAAGCCCGCCGACGGTCGATTCGGCGCGGGCCCCTCCAAGGTGCGGGTGGAGGCGCTGGACGCCCTGGCCGCCACCGGCACGTCCCTGCTCGGCACCTCCCACCGCCAGGCCCCGGTCAAGAACCTGGTCGGCAAGGTGCGCGAGGGCGTCTCCGAGCTGTTCTCCCTCCCCGAGGGCTACGAGGTCGTCCTCGGCAACGGCGGCTCCACCGCGTTCTGGGACGTCGCGACGCACGGCCTCATCGACAACAGGTCGCAGCACCTCACATTCGGCGAGTTCAGCTCCAAGTTCGCCAAGGCGGCCAAGCTCGCCCCCTGGCTGGGCGAGCCGACGGTGATCTCCTCCGACCCCGGCACGCACCCCGAGCCGGCGGCCGAGGCGGGCGTCGACGTCTACGCGTTCACCCACAACGAGACCTCCACCGGCGTCGCCGCCCCGCTCAAGCGGGTCCAGGGCGCCGACGACGGCGCGCTGGTCCTGGTCGACGCGACCTCCGGCGCCGGCGGCCTCCCGGTCGACATCGCCGAGACGGACGTCTACTACTTCGCCCCGCAGAAGTCCTTCGCCTCCGACGGCGGACTGTGGATCGGCGTGTTCTCCCCGGCCGCGATCGAGCGCGCCGAGCGGATCCACGCGTCCGGCCGACACGTCCCGGAGTTCTTCAGCCTGCCGACGGCGATCGACAACTCCCGCAAGAACCAGACGTACAACACCCCGGCCCTCGCCACCCTGTTCCTGCTGAACCAGCAGCTGGAGTGGATCAACGGCCAGGGCGGCCTCGACTGGTCGGTGCGCCGCACCGCCACCTCCGCGCGCACGCTGTACGGCTGGGCCGAGGACGTCAAGTACGCCAACCCGTTCGTCGCCGACCCGGCCAAGCGCTCCCAGGTCATCGGCACGATCGACTTCACCGACGACGTGGACGCGGCCGCCGTCGCCAAGGTGCTGCGCGCCAACGGCATCGTCGACACCGAGCCCTACCGCAAGCTCGGCCGCAACCAGCTGCGCGTCGCCATGTTCCCGGCGATCGACCCGGCGGACGTCGAGGCGCTCACGAAGTGCGTCGACTACGTGATCGAGAACCTGTAG
- a CDS encoding alpha/beta hydrolase yields the protein MRRSTAVLCGATVVLAGTLTAVPAEATTASQSAPAAQASKVAWKTCATEDSPTLQCATVKVPLDYARPQGRKITLALSRVPHTASRYQGPLLVNPGGPGGSGLSLAPFVASSLPKAVASQYDVIGFDPRGVGESKPALDCKPGHFDPVRPDSVPRTAAIEKANLARAKAFAKACGTKYADVLPYINTVNAVKDMDAIRTALGAQKINYFGYSYGTYLGQVYAKLFPNRVRRLVLDSIVDPGGVWYDANISQDYAFDARQKALMAWIAKYDATYKLGKDPARIEAKWYAMRAALAKHPAGGKVGASELEDTFIPGGYYNGYWPSLAEAFAAYVNHKDTAPLVKAYEGMAAVDASGDNGYSVYTAVQCRDVSWPRDWNQWRKDNWAVYKKAPLMAWNNAWYNAPCAFWPTKAMKPVNVANSKLPPVLLFQATDDAATPYQGGVAVHRLLKHSSLVVENGGGNHGITLGGNACLDAYLVKYLTDGTVPRGRGVADAVCKKTADPVPDAAAAPSALAAGRTAATAPGDALHRLLGARG from the coding sequence ATGAGAAGAAGCACAGCCGTGCTGTGCGGCGCGACCGTCGTACTGGCCGGAACGCTCACGGCCGTCCCGGCCGAGGCCACCACCGCGTCGCAGTCCGCGCCGGCCGCCCAGGCCTCGAAGGTCGCCTGGAAGACGTGCGCCACGGAGGACTCCCCGACGTTGCAGTGCGCGACGGTCAAGGTGCCGCTCGACTACGCCAGGCCGCAGGGCCGCAAGATAACCCTCGCCCTGTCCCGCGTCCCGCACACCGCGAGCAGGTACCAGGGCCCGCTGCTGGTCAACCCCGGCGGTCCCGGCGGCAGCGGTCTCTCCCTCGCGCCGTTCGTCGCGTCCTCCCTGCCGAAGGCGGTCGCGTCCCAGTACGACGTCATCGGCTTCGACCCGCGGGGCGTGGGCGAGAGCAAGCCCGCCCTGGACTGCAAGCCGGGCCACTTCGACCCGGTCCGCCCGGACTCGGTGCCGCGCACCGCCGCGATCGAGAAGGCCAACCTCGCCCGCGCGAAGGCCTTCGCGAAGGCCTGCGGGACCAAGTACGCGGACGTCCTGCCGTACATCAACACGGTCAACGCCGTGAAGGACATGGACGCGATCCGCACGGCGCTCGGCGCCCAGAAGATCAACTACTTCGGCTACTCGTACGGCACCTACCTGGGCCAGGTGTACGCCAAGCTCTTCCCGAACCGGGTGCGCCGACTGGTGCTCGACTCGATCGTCGACCCCGGCGGGGTCTGGTACGACGCCAACATCTCGCAGGACTACGCCTTCGACGCCCGGCAGAAGGCGCTGATGGCGTGGATCGCCAAGTACGACGCCACGTACAAGCTCGGCAAGGACCCCGCCCGCATCGAGGCCAAGTGGTACGCGATGCGCGCCGCGCTCGCCAAGCACCCGGCCGGCGGCAAGGTGGGCGCCTCCGAGCTGGAGGACACCTTCATCCCCGGCGGCTACTACAACGGCTACTGGCCCTCCCTCGCGGAGGCGTTCGCCGCGTACGTGAACCACAAGGACACCGCTCCGCTCGTCAAGGCGTACGAGGGCATGGCGGCCGTCGACGCCTCCGGCGACAACGGCTACAGCGTCTACACCGCCGTGCAGTGCCGTGACGTGTCCTGGCCGCGCGACTGGAACCAGTGGCGCAAGGACAACTGGGCCGTCTACAAGAAGGCCCCGCTCATGGCGTGGAACAACGCCTGGTACAACGCGCCCTGCGCGTTCTGGCCCACCAAGGCGATGAAGCCGGTGAACGTCGCCAACAGCAAGCTCCCGCCGGTGCTGCTGTTCCAGGCGACCGACGACGCGGCCACGCCCTACCAGGGCGGCGTCGCCGTCCACCGCCTGCTCAAGCACTCCAGCCTCGTGGTCGAGAACGGCGGCGGCAACCACGGCATCACGCTCGGCGGCAACGCCTGCCTGGACGCGTACCTGGTGAAGTACCTGACCGACGGCACCGTGCCGCGCGGCCGCGGCGTGGCCGACGCGGTCTGCAAGAAGACCGCCGACCCCGTCCCGGACGCGGCCGCCGCGCCGTCCGCCCTGGCCGCCGGCCGGACGGCCGCCACGGCGCCGGGCGACGCCCTGCACCGCCTGCTCGGCGCCCGCGGCTGA